The following coding sequences lie in one Myxococcus xanthus genomic window:
- a CDS encoding S8 family serine peptidase, with protein sequence MKRWGLMGLLVLAACGPDDSSDKGAQSQVCPNIIAGSLSEPVETRHVQAPLTDDDGRQRVIIRYRNQGVMATARVHQVGGQVTTTFRSTPAVAARMSLQEQRALLAEDPTVESIELDQEWRALAPATVPIHPVLASVARGATPREFTPGLRKVQAHEVWDVDGDGLPDPDRPTGAGVRLCVIDSGLDLEHPELRDAVVAGRDLLENDDDPSDFSSGHGWGTGHGTHVAGIIAARPGHGGRGSPQLPDTGVMGVAPGVELVIARVLDIHGLTHMSFVLAAVEYCAEQGAKVISLSLGGGVPSKTTFEVFEAAHAQGILVVAASGNSNAQRVDYPASDPHVLAVGAVDALDQRATFSSGGSQLALVAPGVDVLSTFPRGQGAFSTVDVRDTQPLSRSLLYAPIENKWGKLVDCGGGATLDSCQGSTCNGFVAYVRHGEVPTDMAMVNVMKQGARAVIFGNSSWEGGVDILAMPRRGQWVPAVTITQAGGTVLHRMLGELARISMSPADYAYMSGTSMATPYVSGVAALLFSARPSATPDQVKHALLSSAKDLGPSGHDEDFGHGLVQARGALEVLTQLP encoded by the coding sequence ATGAAGCGGTGGGGACTCATGGGGCTGTTGGTACTCGCGGCATGTGGGCCGGACGACTCCTCGGACAAGGGAGCCCAGAGCCAGGTCTGCCCGAACATCATCGCGGGCTCCCTGTCCGAACCCGTGGAGACACGGCACGTCCAGGCCCCCCTGACGGATGACGACGGCCGGCAGCGGGTCATCATCCGTTATCGGAATCAGGGGGTGATGGCCACCGCCCGCGTGCATCAGGTGGGTGGACAGGTGACAACCACCTTCCGCTCCACGCCCGCGGTGGCGGCGCGCATGTCGCTCCAGGAACAGCGAGCGCTCCTGGCCGAAGACCCGACAGTGGAGAGCATCGAGCTGGACCAGGAGTGGCGCGCCCTGGCCCCCGCCACCGTGCCGATTCATCCCGTCCTGGCCTCGGTGGCGCGGGGCGCCACGCCACGCGAGTTCACCCCCGGGCTGCGCAAGGTCCAGGCGCACGAGGTGTGGGACGTGGACGGGGACGGACTGCCGGACCCGGACCGGCCCACTGGCGCGGGCGTGCGGCTGTGTGTCATCGACAGCGGCCTGGATTTGGAGCACCCGGAGCTGCGCGACGCGGTCGTCGCCGGCCGCGACCTGCTGGAGAACGATGACGACCCCTCCGACTTCAGCAGCGGCCACGGCTGGGGCACCGGCCACGGCACACACGTGGCGGGCATCATCGCGGCGCGGCCAGGCCACGGCGGGCGCGGCTCACCCCAGCTGCCGGACACCGGGGTGATGGGTGTGGCACCGGGCGTGGAGTTGGTCATCGCCCGGGTGCTGGACATCCACGGCCTCACGCACATGAGCTTCGTCCTGGCGGCGGTGGAGTACTGCGCGGAGCAGGGCGCCAAGGTCATCTCCCTGTCGCTGGGCGGCGGCGTGCCCTCCAAGACGACGTTCGAGGTCTTCGAGGCGGCCCACGCGCAGGGCATCCTGGTGGTGGCCGCGTCGGGCAACAGCAACGCCCAGCGGGTGGACTACCCCGCGTCGGACCCGCACGTGCTGGCGGTGGGCGCGGTGGACGCCCTGGACCAGCGGGCCACCTTCTCCTCCGGCGGAAGCCAGCTGGCGCTGGTGGCCCCGGGCGTGGACGTGCTGTCCACCTTCCCGCGCGGACAGGGCGCGTTCTCCACGGTGGACGTGCGGGACACCCAGCCGCTGTCGCGCTCACTGCTGTATGCCCCCATCGAGAACAAGTGGGGCAAGCTGGTGGACTGCGGGGGCGGCGCGACGCTGGACTCGTGCCAGGGCAGCACGTGCAACGGCTTCGTCGCGTACGTGCGGCACGGCGAGGTGCCCACCGACATGGCCATGGTCAACGTGATGAAGCAGGGCGCGCGCGCCGTCATCTTCGGCAACTCGAGCTGGGAGGGCGGCGTGGACATCCTCGCCATGCCTCGGCGAGGGCAGTGGGTGCCCGCCGTCACCATCACCCAGGCGGGGGGCACCGTGCTGCACCGGATGCTGGGAGAGCTGGCCCGCATCAGCATGAGCCCGGCGGACTACGCCTATATGTCCGGCACCTCCATGGCCACGCCCTACGTGAGCGGCGTGGCCGCGCTGCTCTTCAGCGCCCGTCCCTCCGCCACGCCGGACCAGGTCAAACACGCCCTGTTGTCCTCGGCGAAGGACCTGGGGCCTTCCGGCCATGACGAGGACTTTGGCCATGGGCTGGTGCAGGCCCGCGGCGCGCTGGAGGTCCTCACCCAACTGCCCTGA
- a CDS encoding DUF2267 domain-containing protein codes for MSIQKQERTPSWTGLGVGTDRKSFLDAISSQIPDYEADKAAEAVFCALSERLSGSWVEHLREQLSPDVRELLRGCHRHRGEAPAKLDRDDFYLMVANHLNAEPENVRLVLHGVFSALHAQITEGEAKKLEQQLPAWLQGTWAAARMHVDRPY; via the coding sequence ATGTCGATACAAAAGCAGGAGCGCACGCCTTCGTGGACGGGACTGGGCGTGGGGACGGACCGCAAATCGTTTCTGGACGCAATATCCTCCCAGATTCCGGATTACGAGGCGGACAAGGCCGCCGAGGCGGTGTTCTGTGCGTTGTCGGAGCGCCTGTCCGGTTCGTGGGTGGAGCACCTGCGCGAGCAGCTCTCGCCGGACGTGCGCGAGCTGTTGCGCGGTTGTCACAGGCACCGCGGCGAGGCGCCCGCGAAGCTGGACCGCGACGACTTCTACTTGATGGTGGCCAACCACCTGAACGCCGAACCGGAGAACGTGCGGCTGGTACTCCACGGCGTGTTCTCCGCGCTTCATGCCCAAATCACCGAAGGGGAGGCGAAGAAGTTGGAGCAGCAGCTCCCCGCCTGGCTCCAGGGGACGTGGGCCGCCGCGCGGATGCATGTCGACCGGCCCTACTGA
- a CDS encoding Kelch repeat-containing protein, which yields MSTPRKLLPFVVMESGRVLASGGHDGSRTLGSCEVFEPETGRWRETGAMHTRRRNHAAVRLTDGRVLVMGGSNGLAMGALADAEVYAPDTGTWTEVRPMGVARNDPAAVLLADGRVLVAGGTDVDQRPLRSAELFDPATGMWSAASPPGFSRGGAQTAVVLANGKALFVSGLQAELYDPVTGLWEKAGLTGGAAGTHRLAHSVTLLPDGRVLVVGGTTARAAATAEVYSPETGVWTLVGAPKVPREHHATVVLPDGAVLMMGGEHYTTGALASVERFDLKTETWSSAPALDEPREKLGALALGDGAVLVMGGGNEAAGMLSESERYVPDACGVVPCAAREMGGAEAVMELSVAGQVE from the coding sequence TTGTCCACACCCCGCAAGCTCCTGCCCTTCGTGGTGATGGAGAGCGGGCGTGTGTTGGCCTCGGGCGGGCATGACGGGAGCCGAACGCTGGGCAGCTGCGAGGTGTTCGAGCCGGAGACGGGCCGCTGGCGTGAGACGGGGGCCATGCACACGCGCCGACGCAACCACGCCGCGGTGCGGCTGACGGACGGCCGAGTGCTGGTGATGGGCGGCTCCAACGGCTTGGCGATGGGCGCGCTTGCGGACGCGGAGGTGTATGCGCCGGACACCGGGACGTGGACGGAGGTGCGCCCCATGGGCGTGGCGCGCAATGACCCGGCCGCGGTGCTGCTGGCGGATGGGCGCGTGTTGGTGGCGGGTGGGACGGATGTGGACCAGCGACCGCTGCGTTCGGCGGAGTTGTTCGATCCTGCGACGGGGATGTGGAGCGCCGCGTCGCCTCCGGGCTTCTCACGGGGTGGGGCCCAGACGGCGGTGGTGCTGGCCAACGGCAAGGCCCTGTTCGTGAGTGGCCTGCAGGCGGAGCTGTATGACCCGGTGACGGGACTCTGGGAGAAGGCGGGACTCACCGGTGGGGCGGCGGGCACGCACCGGTTGGCGCACTCGGTGACGTTGCTTCCGGATGGGCGCGTGTTGGTGGTGGGTGGAACCACGGCCCGCGCGGCGGCCACGGCGGAGGTGTATTCGCCGGAGACGGGTGTGTGGACGCTGGTGGGCGCGCCCAAGGTGCCTCGTGAGCATCATGCGACGGTGGTGCTGCCGGATGGCGCGGTGCTGATGATGGGCGGCGAGCACTACACGACGGGGGCGCTCGCGTCGGTGGAGCGCTTCGATTTGAAGACGGAGACGTGGTCTTCCGCGCCCGCGTTGGACGAGCCGCGCGAGAAGCTGGGCGCCCTGGCGCTGGGAGATGGCGCGGTGCTGGTGATGGGCGGTGGCAACGAGGCGGCGGGCATGCTGTCCGAGAGCGAGCGCTATGTCCCTGATGCTTGTGGCGTGGTGCCGTGTGCTGCGCGAGAGATGGGAGGCGCCGAGGCCGTGATGGAACTCTCCGTGGCCGGGCAGGTCGAGTGA
- a CDS encoding cytochrome-c peroxidase, whose amino-acid sequence MNPYRLRAVTLALALGGSGMACESEEPFPNLDELDQLRSLHSLGRQPPKDSTNRMDGLARAEALGDVLFHDSGLSRCGTVSCASCHGGEGLTVPTAKAKGCDGHLSERNPPTLLNVAYNRWFMWDGRADRLWSQAILPLLNPVEMNTDAQVVRARLTAVESYTTEYQALFGKAPADETDPALLANVGKVMAAYQRTLVRIDAPFDADVRRFITAAEAGQADADPAYLGLKTFLRKGQCIVCHKGPALTDDLFHNIGVQDSSPGAGGQWSVLTPLLDWEFNAASRYSDAPTGTIAARLQTLRTQADRVTLEGAFRTPSLRNVALTAPYMHTGAQATLEEVIDFYNEGGDAAGSFVGQKTVTIVPLELTNEEKRALVTLLQSMTGTSHH is encoded by the coding sequence ATGAATCCGTACCGCTTGCGCGCCGTGACGCTCGCCCTGGCCCTGGGCGGGTCGGGCATGGCGTGTGAATCCGAAGAGCCGTTCCCCAACCTCGACGAGTTGGACCAGCTCCGCAGCCTGCACAGCCTGGGGCGGCAGCCGCCGAAGGACAGCACCAACCGGATGGACGGGCTCGCTCGCGCCGAGGCGCTGGGCGACGTGCTGTTCCACGACAGCGGCCTGTCACGCTGCGGCACGGTGTCCTGCGCGAGCTGCCATGGCGGCGAGGGCCTGACGGTGCCCACCGCCAAGGCGAAGGGCTGCGACGGGCACCTGTCCGAGCGCAATCCCCCCACCCTGCTGAACGTGGCCTACAACCGCTGGTTCATGTGGGACGGACGGGCGGACCGGCTCTGGAGCCAGGCCATCCTGCCGCTGCTCAACCCGGTGGAGATGAACACGGACGCGCAGGTGGTGCGCGCCCGGCTCACCGCGGTGGAGTCGTACACCACGGAGTACCAGGCCCTCTTCGGCAAGGCGCCCGCGGACGAGACGGACCCGGCGCTGCTGGCCAACGTGGGCAAGGTGATGGCGGCCTACCAGCGGACGCTGGTGCGCATCGACGCGCCCTTCGACGCGGACGTGCGGCGCTTCATCACGGCGGCGGAGGCCGGCCAGGCGGATGCGGACCCGGCGTACCTGGGGCTGAAGACGTTCCTGCGCAAGGGCCAGTGCATCGTCTGCCACAAGGGGCCGGCGCTCACCGACGACCTGTTCCACAACATCGGCGTGCAGGACAGCAGCCCGGGCGCGGGAGGGCAGTGGAGCGTGCTGACGCCGCTGCTGGACTGGGAGTTCAACGCCGCCAGCCGCTACAGCGACGCGCCCACCGGCACCATCGCGGCGCGGCTCCAGACGCTGCGCACCCAGGCGGACCGGGTGACGCTGGAGGGCGCGTTCCGCACGCCGTCGCTGCGCAACGTGGCCCTGACGGCGCCGTACATGCACACCGGCGCCCAGGCCACGCTGGAGGAGGTCATCGACTTCTACAACGAGGGCGGCGATGCGGCCGGCAGCTTCGTGGGTCAGAAGACGGTGACCATCGTGCCGCTGGAGCTGACGAACGAGGAGAAGCGCGCGCTGGTGACGCTGCTCCAGTCCATGACGGGCACATCGCACCACTGA
- a CDS encoding caspase family protein, which yields MTLALLLAAVVAAQPTAADADGNPRRFALAVGNNRGSSADAVLRYAERDARTVMDVLYEVGGVRRDDAVLVLGHDADTVRQAVARFERHLQTQARKGDQLFVYVSSHADAGELHLSGTNLPLHELVRFIERAPVSVALLVVDSCQSGEAVRLKGLKPIPGVLVSVERPELAGRVIITASAADEAAQESDALGGSVFTHHLVAALRGAADVSGDGRVTLAEAYTYSYARTVESSLMSRAGAQHPSFHFDLQGKGDLVLSSPALATSLLTLAIDEPGDWTVFTLAGEPFLGNLRKGAGAATLALPAGGYIVTTRGEHSAMTARVQVPDAGRAQLTRAQLRPQQLEVNALKGEASPAWRVHVGPSIGKPLVPSFGAMVGGTAAIHYQWTAPWANLLTAGVDVRHGRHPSGNLRQNDHTLRLGVGHDARVWRNLRLHGAVEVGATLSQQWQPSNGEKALALQPTVGAVGGAWLPVYGAFGMSLLVNAGHTWVREEAGTASALSLGGSLGIGFMR from the coding sequence ATGACGCTCGCACTGCTCCTGGCGGCGGTGGTGGCGGCGCAACCCACGGCGGCGGACGCGGATGGAAATCCGCGCCGGTTCGCCCTGGCGGTGGGCAACAACCGGGGCTCCAGCGCGGACGCGGTGCTGCGTTACGCGGAGCGCGACGCGCGCACGGTGATGGACGTGTTGTACGAGGTGGGCGGCGTGCGGCGGGACGACGCAGTGCTCGTCCTGGGCCATGACGCGGACACGGTGCGCCAGGCGGTGGCCCGCTTCGAGCGCCACCTCCAAACACAGGCACGGAAGGGCGACCAGCTCTTCGTCTACGTCTCCAGCCACGCGGACGCGGGCGAGCTGCACCTGTCCGGCACGAACCTGCCCCTGCACGAGCTGGTGCGCTTCATCGAGCGCGCGCCCGTGAGCGTCGCGCTCCTCGTGGTGGACTCGTGTCAGTCCGGTGAGGCGGTGCGACTCAAGGGGCTGAAGCCCATCCCCGGCGTCCTGGTCAGCGTGGAGCGGCCGGAGCTGGCGGGACGGGTCATCATCACCGCCTCCGCCGCGGATGAAGCCGCGCAGGAGTCGGACGCGCTCGGAGGCTCCGTCTTCACGCACCACCTGGTCGCGGCGCTGCGAGGAGCAGCGGACGTCTCCGGGGATGGTCGCGTCACGCTCGCGGAGGCCTATACCTACTCCTACGCGCGGACGGTGGAGTCCTCGCTGATGTCCCGCGCGGGCGCGCAGCACCCCAGCTTCCACTTCGACCTCCAGGGAAAGGGAGACCTGGTCCTCTCCTCCCCCGCCCTGGCCACGTCGCTGTTGACGCTCGCCATCGACGAGCCCGGAGACTGGACCGTGTTCACGCTGGCGGGAGAGCCCTTCCTGGGCAACCTGCGCAAGGGCGCGGGCGCGGCCACGCTCGCACTCCCGGCGGGTGGCTACATCGTCACCACCCGCGGCGAACACTCCGCGATGACGGCGCGCGTGCAGGTGCCCGACGCCGGGCGCGCCCAGCTCACACGGGCCCAGCTCCGCCCTCAGCAGTTGGAGGTGAACGCGCTCAAGGGCGAGGCGTCTCCGGCGTGGCGGGTGCATGTGGGGCCCAGCATCGGCAAGCCGCTCGTCCCATCCTTCGGCGCCATGGTGGGTGGCACCGCCGCGATCCACTACCAATGGACCGCGCCCTGGGCGAACCTGCTGACCGCTGGGGTGGACGTGCGGCATGGGCGGCACCCTTCCGGCAACCTCCGGCAGAACGACCACACGCTGCGGCTGGGCGTGGGACATGACGCACGCGTCTGGCGGAACCTGCGGCTTCACGGCGCGGTGGAGGTCGGCGCCACCCTGTCCCAGCAGTGGCAGCCCAGCAATGGGGAGAAGGCGCTCGCCCTGCAGCCCACCGTGGGCGCAGTGGGAGGTGCGTGGCTCCCTGTGTACGGAGCCTTCGGGATGTCGCTGCTCGTGAACGCGGGACACACCTGGGTGCGTGAGGAGGCGGGCACCGCGTCCGCGCTGTCGCTTGGGGGCAGTCTCGGAATCGGCTTCATGCGCTGA
- a CDS encoding DUF2171 domain-containing protein, translating to MIRTDDVHEGMTVRTATGHVIGRVAGIGDTHFELEQGLVPIPRRDYLVEFSDVDFIRGHDVYLVNADHPLLTLEVDDDGGALPPRHSNGLEREPVNVDVES from the coding sequence ATGATTCGGACAGACGACGTACACGAAGGCATGACCGTGCGGACGGCGACAGGCCATGTCATCGGGCGCGTGGCGGGCATCGGGGACACACACTTCGAACTGGAGCAGGGGCTGGTGCCCATTCCCCGGCGCGACTACCTGGTGGAGTTCTCCGACGTGGACTTCATCCGCGGCCACGACGTCTACCTCGTCAATGCGGACCATCCGCTCCTCACGCTGGAGGTGGATGACGACGGCGGCGCGCTCCCACCTCGCCATTCCAACGGACTGGAACGCGAGCCCGTGAATGTCGACGTGGAGTCTTGA
- a CDS encoding M24 family metallopeptidase: MRTRTLLLAPLLLSTSCATVSPKAQAPDATTAEAKSPAPERPFGTLREQAKRQQAWLAERVEKALPQLMRQHGVDMWVIPMREYNEDPVFKALVSPTTFAARRRTIYVFFDRGPEQGVERLALGGGSQGGIYTPRRAQRQVDGGGVNREAELWGPEQWQVLKQVVEERQPKRIALNVSRTFAFADGLTHGEYEGMAEALGPDWVKRFTSVDGLAVDLIAWRSADEARFYEEQTKLAWNIIETAFSNQVITPGVTTTRDVEWWMRQRLADLGLETWFQPSVDIQRQGVTEQELGDDPIIQRGDVLHCDYGVTALGLNTDTQHMGYVLREGEKDVPAGLKAALKTSNRLQDIVFEELRPGRTGNDILRASLERMRAEGIDGTVYSHPIGLHGHGAGPMVGLWDRQEGVPGNGDHKVIANQWYSIELQATSAVPEWNGQRVRSAQEEDITIDAEGRVHWGWKRQTDFHLVR, translated from the coding sequence ATGCGCACTCGGACCCTGTTGCTTGCCCCGTTGCTGCTCTCCACTTCCTGCGCCACCGTCTCTCCGAAGGCACAGGCACCGGACGCCACCACCGCCGAGGCGAAGTCCCCGGCACCCGAGCGTCCCTTTGGCACCCTGCGTGAGCAGGCGAAGCGCCAGCAGGCATGGCTGGCCGAGCGCGTGGAGAAGGCGCTGCCTCAGCTCATGCGCCAGCACGGCGTGGACATGTGGGTCATCCCCATGCGCGAGTACAACGAGGACCCTGTCTTCAAGGCGCTCGTCTCGCCAACGACGTTCGCCGCGCGCCGCCGGACCATCTACGTCTTCTTCGACCGAGGTCCGGAGCAGGGCGTGGAGCGGCTCGCGCTGGGAGGTGGCTCGCAGGGAGGCATCTACACGCCCCGCCGCGCGCAGCGGCAGGTGGACGGCGGCGGTGTGAATCGGGAGGCGGAGCTGTGGGGCCCCGAGCAGTGGCAGGTGCTCAAGCAGGTGGTGGAGGAGCGCCAGCCGAAGCGTATTGCCCTCAACGTGTCGCGCACCTTCGCCTTCGCGGACGGCCTCACCCATGGCGAATACGAGGGCATGGCGGAGGCGCTCGGCCCCGACTGGGTGAAGCGCTTCACCTCCGTGGACGGGCTGGCGGTGGACCTCATCGCCTGGCGCAGCGCGGATGAGGCCCGCTTCTACGAGGAGCAGACGAAACTCGCGTGGAACATCATCGAGACGGCCTTCTCCAACCAGGTCATCACCCCGGGCGTCACCACCACCCGTGACGTGGAGTGGTGGATGCGCCAGCGCCTGGCGGACCTGGGCCTGGAGACGTGGTTCCAGCCCTCGGTGGACATCCAGCGGCAGGGCGTCACGGAGCAGGAACTGGGCGACGACCCCATCATCCAGCGTGGCGACGTGCTGCACTGTGACTACGGCGTCACCGCGCTGGGCCTCAATACGGACACCCAGCACATGGGCTATGTGCTGCGCGAGGGCGAGAAGGACGTCCCCGCAGGGCTGAAGGCCGCGCTGAAGACGTCCAACCGGCTGCAGGACATCGTCTTCGAGGAGCTGCGTCCCGGCCGCACGGGCAACGACATCCTCCGCGCCTCCCTCGAGCGGATGCGCGCCGAGGGCATCGACGGCACCGTGTACTCGCATCCCATTGGCCTGCACGGCCACGGCGCCGGCCCCATGGTGGGCCTGTGGGACCGCCAGGAGGGCGTGCCCGGCAATGGAGACCACAAGGTGATTGCGAACCAGTGGTACTCCATCGAGCTGCAGGCCACGTCCGCGGTGCCGGAGTGGAACGGTCAGCGGGTGCGCTCGGCGCAGGAAGAGGACATCACCATCGACGCCGAGGGCCGCGTTCACTGGGGCTGGAAGCGCCAGACGGACTTCCATCTGGTGCGCTGA
- a CDS encoding RNA polymerase sigma factor, which yields MSKVAKMPPGLSARELQDLYDRYAPGMYRRAFALLQREADAWDAVQESCIRVLQSAAAFRREARPMTFIYRVTTNVCLNMLRTRALRDVALEDAGSEGAVDALAATECRDFLMKLARELDERALTVATLHYLDGMSQEEIAQALGLSRKTIVRDVQRIGALARALGEPEGIRRGAG from the coding sequence GTGTCCAAGGTGGCGAAGATGCCGCCAGGGTTGAGCGCCAGGGAGCTCCAGGACCTGTACGACCGGTATGCCCCTGGCATGTACCGGAGGGCCTTCGCCTTGCTTCAGCGGGAGGCAGACGCCTGGGACGCGGTGCAGGAGTCCTGCATCCGCGTCCTCCAATCCGCCGCCGCATTCCGGCGGGAGGCCCGGCCGATGACGTTCATCTACCGGGTGACGACCAACGTCTGCCTCAACATGCTCCGCACCCGGGCCCTGCGGGATGTCGCCCTGGAGGATGCCGGAAGCGAAGGCGCTGTGGACGCGCTCGCCGCCACCGAGTGCCGCGACTTCCTGATGAAGCTGGCGCGCGAGTTGGACGAGCGGGCCCTCACGGTGGCGACGCTGCACTACCTGGACGGGATGTCCCAGGAGGAGATTGCCCAGGCCCTGGGGCTCTCGCGGAAGACCATCGTCCGCGACGTCCAGCGCATTGGCGCCCTGGCCCGCGCGTTGGGCGAGCCCGAGGGGATTCGAAGAGGTGCTGGATGA
- a CDS encoding Ig-like domain-containing protein produces MPPRSTRVRWAIPLLYLALGTAACDTLKSEPKPGQPPPIGEEEPPPELRVTVRTEGPEFCREGQWTLSVTVEGGTPERVELLTNEQAPMTLEAPYRHVIDCATHAEGRVSFLARAVGEEQNFEAEEASVVVDRTAPTIVSRRPLLSHPSVSAPLAFVFSEPLLPGSIQASPTQLRDQDGFSVAHQAVLSEDGTVLELVPSSPLRPPVTLHAELLQRTLTDRAGNLLEPNLTVYTRTHSATYWPFSRVTEHEGPLNTYYPVSLALGGVFPRTMPVVGFANLYSPESDEPSVARWDGHTWQQLPPLRAATERTRPAQNLQVAAHGESIVATWLERDEETGFDHIHVVRYVGTDWERVGMPHAVESDSTQVKMTLGEFGRPVLAVERLIDFLETELRVIRWTGTEWLALGDALGENPERFSSSQHAAIVADSKVVVSWVERSVSGDTLNLHVRVFEDGSWSPVGEPLPITEGTLVERVELALRDYDRVVIAWSERHTNANVSTLRLTSAALDSWRAEWAPIDQVEVLSRVSTHDSLRLVVDRDNEPWLAWSEHTPASDTKSYYRKRRATGWEPKQIISGETLSGFLLDGNAFPWALSGGAVVRPQ; encoded by the coding sequence ATGCCCCCCCGCAGCACTCGCGTCCGCTGGGCGATCCCGTTGCTCTACCTGGCCCTGGGAACCGCCGCTTGTGACACCCTGAAGTCAGAGCCCAAACCTGGCCAGCCTCCGCCCATTGGCGAAGAGGAACCGCCTCCCGAGCTGCGCGTCACGGTGCGGACCGAAGGGCCCGAATTCTGCCGGGAAGGACAGTGGACGCTCTCCGTCACCGTGGAAGGCGGCACGCCAGAGCGCGTGGAGCTCCTCACGAACGAGCAGGCGCCCATGACACTGGAGGCGCCGTACCGGCACGTCATCGACTGCGCCACGCACGCCGAGGGCCGCGTCTCGTTCCTGGCGAGAGCCGTGGGCGAGGAACAGAACTTCGAGGCGGAAGAGGCTTCCGTGGTGGTGGACCGCACGGCGCCCACCATCGTCTCCCGTCGCCCGCTCCTCAGCCACCCGTCGGTGAGCGCTCCACTGGCGTTCGTCTTCTCGGAGCCGCTGCTCCCAGGCTCGATTCAAGCCTCGCCCACCCAACTGCGCGACCAGGACGGATTCTCCGTCGCCCATCAAGCGGTCCTCAGTGAGGACGGAACGGTCCTTGAGTTGGTGCCGTCGTCGCCGCTCCGCCCGCCCGTCACGCTCCATGCGGAGCTGCTCCAGCGGACACTGACCGACCGGGCTGGAAACCTGCTCGAACCCAACCTGACAGTCTACACCCGCACCCACAGCGCCACCTACTGGCCGTTCAGCCGCGTCACCGAGCATGAGGGCCCGCTCAACACCTACTATCCCGTGTCCCTCGCACTCGGAGGTGTCTTTCCCAGGACGATGCCCGTCGTCGGATTTGCCAATCTTTACTCACCGGAATCGGACGAGCCATCCGTCGCGCGGTGGGATGGCCATACATGGCAGCAACTCCCTCCGCTCCGAGCGGCGACTGAACGGACTCGGCCCGCCCAGAATCTTCAGGTTGCCGCGCACGGCGAATCCATCGTCGCGACCTGGCTCGAGCGGGATGAAGAAACCGGGTTCGACCATATCCATGTGGTGCGCTACGTCGGGACGGACTGGGAACGCGTGGGGATGCCCCACGCCGTTGAATCCGACTCCACCCAGGTCAAGATGACGTTGGGCGAGTTTGGAAGGCCCGTCCTCGCAGTGGAGCGGCTCATCGACTTTCTCGAGACCGAGTTGCGCGTCATCCGTTGGACAGGCACGGAGTGGTTGGCCTTGGGGGACGCGCTCGGCGAGAACCCGGAGCGATTCAGCTCTTCGCAGCACGCAGCCATCGTCGCTGACTCGAAGGTGGTCGTGAGCTGGGTAGAGCGATCCGTCAGCGGCGACACCCTCAACCTCCACGTCCGCGTCTTTGAGGACGGAAGCTGGTCTCCCGTGGGCGAGCCCCTCCCCATCACGGAAGGCACACTCGTGGAGCGAGTCGAGCTCGCGCTTCGAGACTACGACCGCGTCGTCATCGCCTGGAGCGAGCGTCACACCAATGCAAACGTCAGCACCCTCCGGCTCACGTCCGCGGCCCTGGACTCCTGGCGAGCCGAGTGGGCCCCTATCGACCAAGTCGAGGTCTTGAGCAGAGTCAGCACCCATGACTCGCTCAGGCTGGTCGTCGATCGCGACAACGAGCCCTGGTTGGCCTGGAGCGAGCACACGCCGGCTTCTGACACCAAGAGCTACTACCGCAAGCGCCGCGCCACCGGCTGGGAGCCCAAGCAAATCATTTCAGGAGAGACGTTGTCAGGGTTCCTGCTTGATGGGAACGCATTCCCCTGGGCCTTGTCGGGCGGCGCCGTGGTTCGCCCACAGTAA